In the Drosophila takahashii strain IR98-3 E-12201 chromosome 3R, DtakHiC1v2, whole genome shotgun sequence genome, one interval contains:
- the CstF64 gene encoding cleavage stimulation factor subunit 2 has product MADKAQEQSIMDKSMRSVFVGNIPYEATEEKLKEIFSEVGPVLSLKLVFDRESGKPKGFGFCEYKDQETALSAMRNLNGYEIGGRTLRVDNACTEKSRMEMQQLLQGPQVENPYGEPCEPEDAPELITKTVASLPPEQMYELMKQMKLCIVSNPSEARQMLMLNPQLAYALLQAMVVMRIVDPQQALGMLFKANQMPPVLGGNPHQGSGNISMQQQQGPIPQQQQQQPAPQPPMPVPGPGFQSNVHPNDIDLRMVPGGGPMPLDPRMMARGMDQDLRGALPNPVPPPLMDPRTRAQMPAQQQAPPAPYPSDPRQRPMDPRLRAGPQGPQAPPQGIPQAPPPTQQQQAAAQQLQSRLGAHGVLPSDASDQEKAALIMQVLQLSDEQIAQLPSEQRASILMLKEQIAKSTQR; this is encoded by the exons ATGGCAGATAAGGCGCAGGAGCAGAGCATCATGGACAAGTCCATGCGGTCGGTTTTTGTGGGCAACATACCCTACGAGGCCACCGAGGAGAAGCTGAAGGAGATTTTCAGCGAAGTGGGCCCGGTTCTGTCGCTCAA ACTGGTCTTCGATCGGGAGAGCGGCAAGCCCAAGGGATTCGGCTTCTGCGAGTACAAGGATCAGGAGACGGCTTTGAGTGCCATGCGGAACCTGAATGGCTACGAAATCGGAGGACGAACGCTCCGCGTGGACAACGCCTGTACGGAAAAGTCGCGCATGGAGatgcagcagctgctccaggGCCCCCAGGTGGAGAATCCCTACGGCGAGCCCTGCGAACCGGAGGATGCGCCCGAGCTGATCACCAAAACGGTGGCTTCTTTGCCGCCGGAGCAGATGTACGAGCTGATGAAGCAGATGAAGCTCTGCATAGTGAGCAATCCGTCGGAGGCGCGCCAAATGCTGATGCTCAATCCCCAGCTGGCCTACGCTTTGCTCCAGGCGATGGTGGTCATGCGGATAGTGGATCCGCAGCAAGCACTTGGCATGCTGTTCAAGGCCAACCAAATGCCGCCTGTGCTGGGTGGCAATCCGCACCAGGGATCGGGCAACATCtccatgcagcagcagcagggacccattccccagcagcagcagcagcagcctgcTCCACAGCCACCCATGCCCGTTCCCGGACCAGGCTTCCAATCCAATGTCCATCCGAACGACATCGATTTGCGCATGGTGCCCGGCGGCGGTCCCATGCCGCTGGATCCCCGGATGATGGCCCGCGGCATGGATCAGGATCTGCGTGGAGCTCTGCCCAATCCGGTGCCGCCGCCACTGATGGATCCCCGGACGCGAGCCCAGATGCCCGCCCAGCAGCAGGCGCCGCCGGCTCCCTATCCCAGCGATCCGCGCCAGCGTCCCATGGATCCGCGACTGAGGGCAGGTCCTCAGGGACCCCAGGCACCGCCGCAGGGGATTCCCCAGGCGCCGCCGCCGacgcaacagcaacaggcgGCCGCCCAGCAGCTGCAGAGCCGCCTGGGCGCCCACGGAGTCCTGCCGTCGGATGCCTCCGACCAGGAGAAGGCGGCCCTCATCATGCAGGTGCTCCAGCTGTCCGACGAGCAGATCGC